From the genome of Alphaproteobacteria bacterium, one region includes:
- the ureG gene encoding urease accessory protein UreG: MSQHGPLRVGIGGPVGSGKTSLVEALCKRLRDEVDLVVITNDIYTQEDREILLRADALPAERLEGVETGGCPHTAIREDASINLAAVERLSRKFPAAQLCLIESGGDNLAATFSPELADITLYVIDVAAGEKIPRKGGPGITRSDLLIINKTDLAPLVGASLEVMDRDARRMRGERPFVFTNLKDGDGLETIVRFIAKAGGLTGVSERAPATAAA, encoded by the coding sequence ATGTCCCAACACGGCCCTCTTCGCGTCGGCATCGGCGGACCGGTCGGCAGCGGCAAGACCTCGCTGGTGGAGGCGCTGTGCAAGCGGCTGCGCGACGAGGTCGACCTGGTGGTGATCACCAACGACATCTACACCCAGGAAGACCGCGAAATCCTGTTGCGGGCCGACGCCCTGCCGGCGGAACGGCTGGAAGGCGTCGAGACCGGCGGTTGCCCGCACACCGCCATCCGCGAGGACGCCAGCATCAACCTGGCCGCGGTTGAGCGGCTGTCGCGGAAATTCCCCGCGGCGCAACTCTGCCTGATCGAGTCCGGCGGCGACAATCTGGCGGCGACGTTCAGCCCAGAACTGGCGGATATCACGCTCTATGTGATCGACGTGGCGGCGGGCGAGAAAATCCCGCGCAAGGGCGGGCCGGGCATCACCCGCTCGGACCTGCTCATCATCAACAAGACCGACCTGGCGCCGCTGGTGGGCGCCAGCCTGGAGGTGATGGACCGGGATGCCCGGCGCATGCGCGGCGAGCGCCCGTTCGTCTTCACCAATCTGAAGGATGGCGACGGACTGGAAACCATCGTCCGCTTCATCGCCAAGGCGGGCGGTCTCACCGGCGTTTCCGAGCGGGCGCCGGCAACGGCGGCGGCCTGA
- a CDS encoding energy transducer TonB, with translation MSAAAGGGGAPGQSVRAGYVAELQAWLERHKRYPERAIARRQQGTATLYFVVDRAGRVLDYRLEKSSGHRLLDREVLAMIQRAAPLPRMPAGLSAADLTVILPVRFALR, from the coding sequence GTGTCCGCGGCGGCGGGCGGTGGTGGTGCGCCCGGCCAGAGCGTCCGCGCCGGCTATGTCGCGGAACTCCAGGCCTGGCTGGAGCGGCACAAGCGCTATCCGGAACGCGCCATCGCGCGCCGCCAGCAGGGCACGGCCACGCTCTATTTCGTGGTCGACCGCGCCGGCCGGGTGCTCGACTACCGGCTGGAGAAAAGCTCCGGCCACCGCCTGCTCGACCGTGAGGTGCTGGCGATGATCCAGCGGGCGGCGCCGTTGCCGCGCATGCCCGCGGGCTTGTCCGCCGCGGACCTGACCGTGATCCTGCCGGTCCGCTTCGCCCTGCGTTAG
- a CDS encoding biopolymer transporter ExbD: MTAPLFRPKRRRGGLADDRILPLINVVFLLLIFFMLAGRLAASDPFPVAPPASSSEAADDGGETVIHLAADGALALNGRPVALEDLQALVPSAAPLRLKADAGVEALRVVGVLAQLRAAGVRQVSLVTRAGAGALR; encoded by the coding sequence ATGACCGCCCCGCTGTTCCGCCCGAAGCGGCGCCGCGGCGGCCTCGCCGACGATCGAATCCTGCCGCTGATCAACGTGGTGTTTCTGCTGCTGATCTTCTTCATGCTGGCCGGGCGACTGGCGGCCAGCGATCCGTTCCCGGTCGCGCCGCCGGCCTCGTCCAGCGAGGCTGCGGACGATGGCGGCGAGACCGTCATTCATCTGGCCGCCGACGGCGCTCTGGCCTTGAATGGACGGCCCGTCGCGCTGGAGGATTTGCAGGCGCTCGTGCCAAGCGCGGCACCGCTTCGCCTGAAGGCCGATGCCGGGGTCGAAGCCCTGCGGGTTGTCGGGGTGCTGGCGCAACTCCGGGCCGCCGGAGTCCGGCAGGTGAGCCTCGTCACCCGGGCGGGCGCCGGGGCGCTTCGCTGA
- a CDS encoding biopolymer transporter ExbD, with protein sequence MAASSLPLFRTAPEPRRRALIGLTPLIDMVFILLIFFMLASSFQDWRVIPVSAAGPVGGGAGPKGALLVQVRPDGLRLGGHPLGPEALAARVQAQMAAAPDRRVLVEPAPGVPLQAAVAVLDRLAAAGARNLSLTGGAGNLSPAGGAGNLSPMGGARNLSPAGGARNLSPAGGAPRR encoded by the coding sequence ATGGCCGCATCGTCGCTGCCGTTGTTCCGGACCGCCCCTGAGCCCCGTCGCCGTGCCCTGATCGGCCTCACGCCGCTGATCGACATGGTTTTCATCCTGTTGATTTTTTTCATGCTCGCTTCGTCCTTCCAGGACTGGCGCGTCATCCCCGTTTCGGCCGCCGGTCCGGTCGGGGGCGGGGCCGGCCCGAAAGGGGCGTTGCTGGTGCAGGTGCGGCCGGACGGGCTGCGCCTCGGCGGCCATCCGCTTGGCCCGGAAGCCCTGGCGGCGCGGGTGCAAGCGCAGATGGCCGCGGCGCCCGACCGGCGCGTGCTGGTGGAGCCGGCTCCGGGCGTGCCGCTGCAAGCGGCGGTCGCGGTGCTTGACCGTCTCGCGGCCGCAGGCGCCCGCAATCTCTCCCTGACGGGCGGAGCCGGCAATCTCTCTCCGGCGGGCGGAGCCGGCAACCTCTCCCCGATGGGCGGAGCCCGCAATCTCTCTCCGGCGGGCGGAGCCCGCAATCTCTCCCCGGCGGGCGGAGCCCCGCGCCGATGA
- a CDS encoding MotA/TolQ/ExbB proton channel family protein → MAGDPAGSSLFSGASWLIQSGGAVVAVLLLMSVVALAIVLAKLLQFRAAGLWRRAAAAEALALTRAGRRQEALASAASSPHPAAQALARVLTGQALGLDADAIRAEVGRYGNKALEDLRSWLRPLEVIASLAPLLGLFGTVLGMISAFQALEAAGSQVNPAILSGGIWEALLTTAVGLAVAIPAVAALNGFERLIERTAHAMEDAVAGAFTQDLEPPMAAAEGRGAHGRIVAAVVPDRP, encoded by the coding sequence ATGGCGGGCGACCCGGCAGGCAGCAGTCTTTTCAGTGGCGCGTCCTGGTTGATTCAGAGCGGCGGTGCGGTGGTGGCCGTACTGCTGCTCATGTCCGTCGTGGCCCTGGCGATCGTGCTGGCGAAGCTGTTGCAATTCCGCGCCGCCGGCCTCTGGCGGCGTGCGGCGGCGGCGGAAGCGCTGGCGCTGACACGCGCGGGGCGTCGCCAGGAGGCTCTTGCCTCTGCCGCATCCTCGCCGCATCCGGCCGCCCAGGCCCTGGCCCGTGTCCTGACCGGACAGGCCCTCGGGCTCGATGCCGATGCGATCCGGGCGGAGGTCGGCCGCTATGGCAACAAGGCGCTGGAAGACCTGCGCTCCTGGCTGCGGCCGCTGGAGGTGATTGCCAGTCTCGCGCCCTTGCTGGGGCTGTTCGGCACCGTGCTCGGCATGATTTCGGCGTTTCAGGCGCTGGAGGCGGCGGGCAGTCAGGTCAACCCGGCCATTCTTTCGGGCGGCATCTGGGAGGCATTGCTGACCACGGCGGTCGGCCTCGCGGTCGCCATTCCCGCCGTCGCGGCGCTCAATGGGTTCGAACGCCTGATTGAGCGGACGGCGCATGCCATGGAAGACGCGGTGGCCGGCGCCTTCACCCAGGACCTGGAGCCGCCCATGGCCGCAGCCGAGGGGAGGGGAGCCCATGGCCGCATCGTCGCTGCCGTTGTTCCGGACCGCCCCTGA
- the phbB gene encoding acetoacetyl-CoA reductase, producing MDHVAIVTGGTRGIGRAICEELHAAGAKVAANYGGNDEAAARFTAETGIKAYKFDVSDYDACREGVARIAADLGSVDILVNNAGITRDATIMKMSRADWDAVIDTNLGSCFNMVHAVWDGMCARNFGRIVNIGSINGQGGQYGQVNYAAAKSGIHGFTKALAQEGARYHITVNALAPGYVDTDMVAAVPERVLEKIIQNIPMRRLGKAHDIARGVVFLCGEDADFITGSTMSINGGQHMY from the coding sequence ATGGATCACGTTGCAATCGTCACCGGCGGTACCCGCGGCATCGGCCGCGCGATCTGCGAGGAATTGCATGCGGCCGGCGCCAAGGTTGCCGCGAACTATGGCGGCAATGACGAGGCCGCCGCCCGCTTCACGGCGGAAACCGGGATCAAGGCCTACAAGTTCGACGTGTCCGACTACGACGCCTGCCGCGAGGGTGTGGCCCGGATCGCGGCCGACCTCGGGTCGGTCGACATTCTCGTCAACAATGCCGGCATCACCCGCGACGCCACGATCATGAAGATGAGCCGCGCGGACTGGGATGCGGTCATCGACACCAATCTGGGCTCGTGCTTCAACATGGTGCATGCGGTCTGGGACGGCATGTGCGCGCGCAATTTCGGTCGCATCGTCAATATCGGCTCGATCAACGGCCAGGGCGGCCAGTACGGCCAGGTCAATTACGCAGCGGCGAAATCCGGCATTCACGGCTTCACCAAGGCGCTGGCCCAGGAAGGCGCCCGCTACCATATCACCGTGAACGCGCTGGCACCCGGCTATGTCGACACCGACATGGTGGCCGCGGTGCCGGAGCGCGTGCTGGAGAAGATCATCCAGAACATCCCGATGCGTCGCCTCGGCAAGGCGCACGACATCGCCCGCGGCGTCGTGTTCCTGTGCGGCGAGGATGCGGACTTCATCACCGGTTCGACCATGTCGATCAACGGCGGTCAGCACATGTACTGA
- a CDS encoding DsbA family protein — translation MPLERLIVYFDYKSPYAYLAVEDARGLAAHFGLPLEWRPYTLEIPEFLGALETRNAHQWRRVRYSYMDARRIANERGLIVRGPQKIFNSRVAHIGALYAQDQGVFDAYHDQVFERFFKRELDIEDPAAIAAVLAACGAADAGGFAAFLDGEGEQRYRQGLTDAEEAGVFGVPTFVVNGELFWGSDRIDMVHKAIARELAA, via the coding sequence ATGCCCTTAGAACGTTTGATCGTCTACTTCGATTACAAGAGCCCTTACGCCTATCTGGCAGTGGAAGACGCGCGCGGTCTGGCCGCCCATTTCGGCCTGCCTCTCGAATGGCGTCCCTATACGCTGGAAATTCCGGAGTTTCTCGGCGCGCTCGAAACCCGCAACGCCCACCAGTGGCGCCGCGTGCGCTATTCCTATATGGACGCGCGACGCATCGCCAACGAGCGCGGATTGATCGTGCGCGGCCCCCAGAAAATCTTCAACAGCCGGGTAGCGCATATCGGCGCACTCTACGCCCAGGACCAGGGCGTGTTCGATGCCTACCACGATCAGGTGTTCGAGCGGTTCTTCAAGCGCGAGTTGGATATCGAGGATCCGGCGGCGATTGCCGCCGTGCTGGCCGCGTGCGGCGCAGCCGATGCCGGGGGATTTGCCGCCTTTCTCGACGGCGAAGGGGAGCAGCGTTACCGCCAGGGCCTGACCGACGCCGAGGAGGCCGGCGTGTTCGGCGTGCCGACCTTCGTGGTCAATGGCGAACTGTTCTGGGGCAGCGACCGCATCGACATGGTGCACAAGGCCATCGCCCGCGAACTGGCCGCCTGA
- a CDS encoding extracellular solute-binding protein, giving the protein MRRLTALAGVATGLLAGLAMGMAAESAVAGEVNVYSYRQPFLVEPLFDEFTKETGHKVNVVFAQTGLIERARQEGRLSPMDVLLTVDVGRLTQAKEAGITAPVDDPVINAAIPAQYREPEGHWIGLTSRIRVIYAAKGRVKDAKALTYESLADPRFKGRICTRSGKHVYQIGLVASMIAHHGAEWTETWLQGVKANLAHKPSGNDRSQVKAIWQGECDLSLGNHYYYLKMMADPEQRPWAESVDVIFPNQADRGAHANISGMVLGAHAPDPEAAKALMRFLVSKTAQEIYADVNGEYPLRADAEWSPQLQALGHFKIDPLPLQDISDKRAEALLMTDRVRYDH; this is encoded by the coding sequence ATGAGACGCCTGACCGCACTTGCGGGAGTTGCGACCGGCTTGTTGGCCGGCCTGGCCATGGGAATGGCCGCGGAATCGGCCGTTGCCGGCGAAGTGAATGTCTACAGCTATCGCCAGCCCTTTCTGGTCGAGCCGCTGTTCGACGAGTTCACCAAGGAAACCGGCCACAAGGTCAACGTGGTGTTCGCCCAGACCGGCCTGATCGAACGGGCCCGGCAGGAAGGCCGGCTCAGCCCGATGGACGTGCTGCTGACCGTCGATGTGGGTCGCCTGACCCAGGCCAAGGAGGCCGGTATCACCGCGCCGGTCGATGACCCGGTCATCAACGCCGCGATCCCGGCGCAGTATCGCGAGCCGGAAGGGCACTGGATCGGCCTGACCAGCCGCATTCGCGTGATTTACGCCGCCAAGGGCCGGGTGAAGGACGCGAAGGCGCTCACCTACGAGTCCCTGGCCGACCCGCGCTTCAAGGGGCGGATCTGCACCCGGTCCGGCAAGCATGTCTATCAGATCGGTCTGGTCGCTTCGATGATCGCCCATCACGGCGCGGAATGGACCGAGACCTGGCTGCAAGGCGTGAAGGCCAATCTGGCCCACAAGCCTTCGGGCAATGACCGCTCGCAGGTCAAGGCGATCTGGCAGGGCGAATGCGACCTGTCGCTGGGCAATCACTATTATTATCTGAAAATGATGGCCGATCCGGAACAGCGGCCCTGGGCCGAGTCGGTGGACGTGATATTCCCGAACCAGGCCGACCGTGGCGCTCACGCCAATATCAGCGGCATGGTGCTGGGCGCCCACGCGCCCGATCCCGAGGCCGCAAAGGCCCTGATGCGCTTCCTGGTCAGCAAGACGGCGCAGGAGATCTATGCCGACGTGAACGGCGAGTATCCGCTGCGCGCCGACGCGGAATGGTCGCCCCAGCTCCAGGCGCTGGGCCATTTCAAGATCGACCCGCTGCCGCTTCAGGACATTTCCGACAAGCGGGCCGAGGCGCTGCTGATGACCGACCGCGTCCGCTACGACCACTGA
- a CDS encoding SDR family oxidoreductase yields the protein MPNPSGRMHGKIALVTGGASGLGKATAELFVAEGGRVMIADIDAARGEAAAASLGEAGGFVRLDVTDEAAWTAAYAAVKQRFGGVHVLVQSAGIAITAAVTETSLEDWRRVHAIDLDGVFLGCKHGVPAIAASVADPASGSATGAIVNISSIAGVIAGHNMAAYNSAKAGVRHLSKSVALHCARQGLPIRCNSVHPAFVDTPILDDVARNMDREQALGKLGRQVPMGRIGQPREVAYGILYLASDESSFTTGSELLIDGGIAAM from the coding sequence ATGCCCAATCCTTCGGGACGCATGCACGGCAAGATCGCGCTCGTGACCGGCGGCGCGTCCGGCCTCGGCAAGGCCACGGCGGAGCTGTTCGTGGCGGAGGGCGGCCGCGTCATGATCGCCGATATCGACGCCGCGCGGGGCGAGGCCGCCGCCGCGTCGCTCGGCGAGGCGGGCGGCTTCGTTCGCCTCGACGTGACCGACGAGGCGGCCTGGACCGCAGCCTACGCCGCGGTGAAGCAGCGCTTCGGCGGCGTGCATGTGTTGGTCCAGAGCGCCGGCATCGCCATCACCGCCGCGGTGACGGAAACCAGCCTGGAAGACTGGCGCCGCGTGCACGCCATCGACCTGGACGGGGTGTTCCTCGGCTGTAAGCATGGCGTGCCGGCCATTGCCGCCTCGGTCGCGGACCCCGCCAGCGGTTCGGCCACCGGTGCCATTGTCAACATTTCGTCCATCGCCGGCGTGATCGCCGGGCACAATATGGCGGCCTACAACTCGGCCAAGGCCGGCGTTCGGCATTTGTCGAAGTCGGTGGCGCTGCATTGCGCGCGCCAGGGCCTGCCGATCCGCTGCAACTCCGTCCATCCGGCCTTCGTCGATACGCCGATCCTCGACGATGTGGCCCGGAACATGGACCGCGAGCAGGCCCTGGGGAAGCTGGGCCGCCAGGTGCCCATGGGCCGGATCGGTCAGCCACGGGAGGTCGCCTACGGCATTCTGTATCTGGCCTCGGATGAGTCGAGCTTCACCACCGGCTCGGAATTGCTGATCGACGGTGGCATCGCCGCCATGTGA
- a CDS encoding SDR family oxidoreductase, translating into MPRFDGKVAMVTGAASGIGRATAAMLAAEGAWVALADINTADGEAAAAELGAAGYFVPLDVTREDSWQAALAAVEERFGGLHVLVNAAGISPGDTVENASLEHWHTVHAICLDGVFLGCKHAVPLIDRSGGGAIVNISSVAGLIGVPRLASYSSAKAGVRNLTKSVALHCEQKGYAIRCNSIHPGPIDTPILKQTHGGRIEPRHMEARKRSIPMGRIGRPEEVAKPILFLASDDASFITGTELVVDGGYMAR; encoded by the coding sequence ATGCCGCGGTTCGATGGCAAGGTGGCGATGGTTACGGGGGCGGCCTCCGGCATTGGTCGTGCCACTGCGGCCATGTTGGCCGCGGAGGGCGCCTGGGTGGCGCTGGCCGATATCAACACCGCCGACGGGGAGGCCGCGGCCGCGGAATTGGGCGCGGCCGGGTATTTCGTGCCGCTGGATGTGACCCGCGAAGACTCCTGGCAGGCCGCGTTGGCGGCGGTCGAGGAGCGGTTCGGCGGGCTGCATGTGCTGGTCAACGCCGCCGGCATTTCCCCCGGCGATACCGTCGAAAACGCCAGCCTGGAGCATTGGCACACGGTGCATGCCATCTGCCTGGACGGGGTGTTTCTGGGCTGCAAGCATGCCGTGCCGCTGATCGACCGGTCCGGCGGCGGCGCCATCGTCAACATTTCCAGCGTCGCCGGCCTGATCGGCGTGCCGCGGCTGGCGTCTTATTCGTCGGCCAAGGCCGGGGTGCGCAATCTCACCAAGTCGGTGGCGTTGCACTGCGAGCAGAAGGGCTATGCCATCCGCTGCAACTCCATCCATCCCGGCCCCATCGACACGCCGATCCTGAAGCAGACCCATGGCGGCCGGATCGAGCCCCGGCATATGGAGGCGCGCAAGCGCTCCATCCCGATGGGGCGGATCGGCCGGCCGGAAGAAGTCGCGAAGCCGATCCTCTTCCTGGCCTCCGACGATGCCAGCTTCATCACCGGCACCGAACTGGTGGTGGACGGCGGCTATATGGCCCGCTAG
- a CDS encoding PEP-CTERM sorting domain-containing protein (PEP-CTERM proteins occur, often in large numbers, in the proteomes of bacteria that also encode an exosortase, a predicted intramembrane cysteine proteinase. The presence of a PEP-CTERM domain at a protein's C-terminus predicts cleavage within the sorting domain, followed by covalent anchoring to some some component of the (usually Gram-negative) cell surface. Many PEP-CTERM proteins exhibit an unusual sequence composition that includes large numbers of potential glycosylation sites. Expression of one such protein has been shown restore the ability of a bacterium to form floc, a type of biofilm.) has product MLKVFHFAVVAGTLAAATLANPAYALFAYAPNGEEAALQGGGEAISSNVIVEGSSSLTFNTIGVASRTYEFLNTMPATLTTPPTLALTEGSGNNGLSFSIDFQRSSGPTPYGQSGTIDFVITNTNSISVQSFPGTQVLIANFSIDLVAPSTYISPVQGAFTIVGSSTTATPQVNYNYSIVVPGSDPTPTTAPEPAMLAVIGGGLLTLGAIGRRRRRRRRR; this is encoded by the coding sequence ATGCTTAAAGTGTTCCATTTCGCAGTCGTAGCCGGAACGCTTGCGGCGGCAACCCTCGCAAACCCCGCATACGCACTGTTTGCGTACGCACCGAATGGCGAGGAGGCCGCCTTGCAGGGCGGAGGCGAGGCTATCTCGAGCAATGTCATCGTCGAGGGGTCGAGTTCGCTGACGTTCAACACGATCGGCGTCGCCTCGCGAACCTATGAATTCCTCAACACGATGCCGGCGACGCTGACCACTCCGCCGACCCTGGCGCTGACCGAGGGAAGCGGCAACAACGGCCTTTCGTTTTCGATCGATTTCCAGCGGAGTTCCGGCCCCACACCCTATGGACAGAGCGGCACGATCGACTTCGTCATCACCAATACGAATTCGATTTCCGTCCAATCCTTCCCCGGAACACAGGTGCTGATCGCCAACTTCAGCATCGATCTGGTGGCGCCCTCGACCTATATCTCGCCGGTTCAGGGGGCCTTCACCATCGTCGGCTCGTCGACCACGGCCACCCCTCAGGTCAACTACAACTATTCCATCGTCGTTCCCGGCAGCGATCCGACGCCGACGACCGCACCCGAACCGGCAATGCTGGCAGTGATCGGCGGGGGTCTGTTGACCCTTGGCGCCATCGGCCGTCGCCGTCGCCGTCGCCGTCGCCGTTAA
- a CDS encoding TauD/TfdA family dioxygenase: MSLQTATGSPVARSWPFALTPISAVGGAEITGIDLATPLSRETADAILSAMDTYHILVFRDQNLTKDQQYAFTLNFGEIEEHVGRLETGEKYPLVHTVTNLDEKTGRPTPAPATHGNYFWHTDKSYHAVPSLLTMLHAITVPPDGGDTLFANMVLAYEALSDAEKQSLAGLRTEHSWEASRRNTGNRPATEEQKRERPPVSHPLVRTHPGGRKSLYLGMHISHVEGMDREQGRALLADLLERATAERFVYRHRWRKGDLVLWDNRVLLHRADRNYDMATHPRVLHRTVVKGTVPV; encoded by the coding sequence ATGTCCCTGCAAACCGCCACCGGCTCCCCGGTCGCCCGCTCCTGGCCCTTTGCGCTGACGCCCATTTCCGCGGTCGGCGGTGCCGAAATCACCGGCATCGACCTCGCCACGCCGCTGTCGCGCGAGACCGCCGACGCCATTCTCTCGGCGATGGACACGTATCACATCCTGGTCTTCCGCGACCAGAACCTGACCAAGGACCAGCAATACGCGTTCACCCTCAATTTCGGCGAGATCGAAGAGCATGTGGGACGGCTGGAGACCGGCGAGAAATACCCGCTGGTCCACACCGTCACCAATCTGGACGAAAAAACCGGCCGCCCCACGCCGGCGCCCGCCACCCATGGCAACTATTTCTGGCACACGGACAAATCCTATCACGCCGTGCCGTCGCTCTTGACCATGTTGCACGCCATCACGGTGCCGCCTGACGGCGGCGATACGCTGTTCGCCAACATGGTACTGGCTTACGAGGCGCTGTCGGACGCGGAGAAGCAGTCGCTGGCGGGCCTGCGCACCGAGCATTCCTGGGAGGCCAGCCGGCGCAACACCGGCAACAGGCCGGCCACGGAAGAGCAGAAACGCGAACGACCGCCGGTCAGCCATCCGCTGGTGCGCACCCATCCCGGCGGACGCAAATCCCTCTATCTGGGCATGCATATCAGCCATGTGGAGGGCATGGACCGCGAGCAAGGCCGCGCCCTGCTGGCCGACCTGTTGGAACGGGCCACCGCAGAGCGTTTCGTCTACCGCCATCGCTGGCGGAAGGGCGACCTGGTGCTGTGGGACAACCGGGTGCTGCTGCACCGGGCCGACCGCAACTACGATATGGCCACCCACCCGCGGGTGTTGCACCGCACGGTGGTCAAGGGAACGGTGCCGGTCTGA
- a CDS encoding DUF1013 domain-containing protein has product MNQPLMPKATCVWLIDNTGLTFEQIGAFCHMHALEVQAVADGEVAVGIIGRDPIAAGELTQQEITRCESDPSGRLKMAKSVVPRAAERTKGPRYTAMAKRQDKPDGIAWLVRNHPELSDAQVGKLLGTTKNTIAAVRDRTHWNSSNIKPRHPVDLGLCTYLELNAAVESARAKLTPEEREAIEQREQEPLEEEKPAANTTPSIAELFGRMGGGDTAD; this is encoded by the coding sequence ATGAACCAACCGTTGATGCCGAAAGCCACCTGCGTGTGGTTGATCGACAACACTGGCCTGACCTTCGAACAGATCGGTGCCTTCTGCCACATGCATGCGCTGGAGGTGCAGGCGGTGGCCGATGGCGAGGTCGCCGTCGGCATTATCGGCCGCGACCCGATCGCCGCCGGCGAACTGACCCAGCAAGAGATCACCCGCTGCGAGTCCGATCCGTCCGGCCGGCTCAAAATGGCGAAATCCGTGGTTCCGCGCGCCGCCGAGCGCACCAAGGGGCCGCGCTACACCGCCATGGCAAAGCGCCAGGACAAGCCGGACGGCATTGCCTGGCTGGTGCGCAACCACCCGGAGCTTTCGGATGCCCAGGTCGGCAAGCTGCTGGGCACCACCAAGAACACGATTGCGGCCGTGCGCGACCGCACCCACTGGAACAGCTCCAACATCAAGCCGCGCCATCCGGTCGACCTGGGTCTTTGCACCTATCTGGAGCTGAACGCGGCGGTCGAATCCGCCCGCGCCAAGCTGACGCCGGAAGAGCGCGAGGCCATCGAGCAGCGCGAGCAGGAGCCGCTCGAAGAGGAAAAGCCGGCGGCCAACACCACCCCCAGCATTGCCGAGCTCTTCGGCCGCATGGGGGGAGGCGATACCGCGGACTGA
- a CDS encoding NAD(P)H-quinone oxidoreductase, producing MAIPATMTAIEIPTPGGPDHLVPATRPVPEPAAGEVLVRVAGAGINRADTLQREGKYPMPPGATDIPGLECSGVVVATGAGCTRWRVGDRVCALLAGGGYAEYVAVPEPQCMPVPAGVDLVEAGGLPETFCTVWTNVFERARLKPGEVFLIQGGTSGIGFTSIQLAKAFGSPVLATAGSEEKCEACRGFGADRAINYKTEDFVAVGKDFTDGRGVDVILDMVGGSYIQRELEVLAREGRLCFVALMEGTRPGQVDFGLVHRKHLTVTGSTLRSRAVAEKGAICRAVEEKCWPLFATGACWPVTHTRFPLAEAAKGHELMESSQHIGKILLTTGFAG from the coding sequence ATGGCGATTCCCGCGACCATGACTGCTATCGAAATTCCGACCCCCGGCGGGCCGGATCATCTGGTGCCGGCCACCCGTCCCGTGCCCGAACCGGCCGCGGGCGAGGTGTTGGTGCGCGTCGCCGGCGCTGGCATCAACCGCGCCGATACGCTGCAACGCGAGGGCAAGTATCCGATGCCGCCCGGCGCCACCGACATTCCCGGCCTGGAATGTTCCGGCGTGGTCGTCGCCACCGGCGCCGGCTGCACCCGCTGGCGGGTGGGGGATCGGGTGTGCGCGTTGCTCGCCGGCGGTGGCTATGCCGAGTATGTCGCCGTGCCGGAGCCGCAATGCATGCCCGTTCCGGCCGGTGTCGACCTGGTCGAGGCCGGCGGCCTGCCGGAAACCTTCTGCACCGTCTGGACCAACGTGTTCGAGCGCGCGCGCCTGAAGCCGGGCGAGGTGTTCCTGATCCAGGGCGGCACCAGCGGCATCGGCTTTACGTCGATCCAGCTGGCGAAGGCGTTCGGCTCGCCGGTGCTGGCGACCGCGGGGTCCGAGGAAAAGTGCGAGGCCTGCCGCGGCTTCGGCGCCGACCGCGCCATCAACTACAAGACCGAGGATTTTGTCGCCGTCGGCAAGGACTTCACCGATGGCCGCGGCGTCGACGTGATCCTGGACATGGTCGGCGGCTCCTACATCCAGCGGGAACTGGAAGTGCTGGCGCGCGAGGGCCGGCTGTGCTTCGTCGCGTTGATGGAGGGCACCCGGCCCGGCCAGGTGGATTTCGGCCTGGTGCACCGCAAGCATCTGACCGTCACCGGCTCCACGCTGCGGTCGCGCGCCGTCGCGGAGAAGGGGGCGATCTGCCGGGCGGTGGAAGAAAAATGCTGGCCGCTGTTCGCCACCGGCGCCTGCTGGCCCGTCACCCACACGCGCTTCCCCCTTGCCGAAGCGGCCAAGGGGCACGAATTGATGGAATCGAGCCAGCACATCGGCAAGATCCTGCTGACCACCGGCTTCGCCGGCTGA